Part of the Micromonospora rhizosphaerae genome is shown below.
ATCCTCGCCGTGCACGTCCGAGGGCTTGACGGGACCTGCGTCGGCTGCCGTGTCTGGTGGTCGCGGCTGACGCCGTACCCGTGCTGGCAGGTGGATTGGGCGACCAGCCAGCAGGCCCAAGCGATCACCGCCCGGTTTCTTGGGGGTGTGCGGTGACCGCCCACGGCCCGGTCATGCCGATCTGGAACTGCGGGGGCTGCGACCTGCCCTGGCCCTGCCCCACGCGGAAGCGGGAGCTACGGGCCGAGTATGCAGATGCTCCGGTGTCGCTGGCCCTCTACCTCGGCTCCTACCTCGTCCAGGCCACCGAGGACATGCCCTGTACACCGGCCGGAGTGCTGCACCGCCGCTTTCTCGGATGGACCAGGGAGGCCGACCGGTCCACGCCAGCAGTACAGCACCGAAGTACAGCAACCATGCCAGCCACATGGCACCGAGACGAGCCGGAGCAACCCGTCTGACCTCGGAAGACATCCCCACCACACCCCCTCGCCGAGAGTTCACACCGAAGCGATCCGCATCTTGCTGGCGACAGCAACGGTGAAAGACATCCCGCTCGTGACGAGGGGCCGCACGGCCGGCGAGAGCGGGCTACCATCAGGCGCATGACCTGGCGATGTTGATGCATAGCTAGAGGCCGTGGCCGCGGGCCGCCGTGGACGCCGTACGTCCGGTGTCCGCTCCGTCCCGTGGGAAGGCCTCATGCTCATCGCTCCTGCGCGCGTACCTGCGACCCGCCGGCTGGCGGCCACGCTCTACGGCTACGCGTTCCTCATCGACTTCGTCCTGCTCTACCCGTTCTACGTGCTGCTGTTCGCGGACACCGGCCTGTCCGTCGGGCAGATCTCCTCGCTCTTCGTGCTCTGGTCGGCCACCGGCATCGTGCTGGAGGTGCCCTCCGGCGCCTGGGCCGACGCCGTCTCCCGGCGGCTGCTGCTCGTCCTCGCGCCGCTGCTGGCCGCCGCGGGCTTCGCCCTCTGGGTGCTCGTCCCGTCCTACCCGGCGTTCGCCGCCGGCTTCCTGCTCTGGGGCGCCGGCGGGGCGCTGCGCTCCGGCGCCCTGGAGGCGCTGGTCTTCACCGAACTCGACCGGCTCGGCGCCGCCGACCGGTACGCCCGCCTCATCGGTCGGACCCGCACGGCGGAGGTGCTCGGCGCCGCGGGCTCCGGGGCCGTGGCCGGGCCGGTCTTCGCCGCCGGCGGTTACCCGGCGGTGGGCGTGGCCAGCATTCTCACCTGTCTGCTCGCGGCCGCCGTCGCGACCCGGTTCCCGGAGCACCGATCGCACCGGTCGTCCATGCCGGATGCGGGCGTACCCGGACCGACCGTGCCCGGCGACCAGTCGGCGGACGGTGACGACGCGCCCGGGTGGCTGGCCAGCCTGCGCGGCGGGCTGGCCGAGGCCCGGGCCGACCGCAGGGTACGCGGGGCCCTGCTGCTCGTCGCGGTGGTGACCGCGATCTGGGGCGGGCTCGATGAGTACACCGGGTTGCTCGCCCGGGACACCGGCGTCGCCGAGGCGACCGTGCCGCTGCTGCTCCTGCTCATGTGGGCCGGGATGACCGCCGGCGGGCTGCTCGCCCCGATGGGGGAGCGGCTGACCAACCGCGGGTACGCGGGTCTGCTGGTGCTCGCCGCGTCGACCCTGGCGGCGGGGGCGCTGATCCGCCGTCCGGAGGGCTTCCTGCTGCTCGCCGTCGCCTTCGCCGCGTTCCAGGTCGCCACGGTGCTCGCCGACGTACGCCTGCAGGCGGGGATCACCGGAACAGCGCGGGCGACGGTCACCTCGGTGGCCGGAATGGCGACCGACCTGACCATCGTCGCCTTCTACGGCGGGTACGGCCTCGTCGCCGGTGCGGCCGGCAACGCGGTCGCCTTCGCGGTGGCCGCCCTGCCCTACCTGGCGGTGGCGCTCTGGCAGGCCGCGGGTCGTGCGGCGCCTCGCTGAGGGGCGGCACCGGCCCCGGCGAGACCTGCCGGGCGGGGGGGTGCCCGTGCCCGAGCGGGCGGCCCGGATGGAGATCGGGCGCCGGACGGTGGAAAACGGGCGGTCTAAAAGAGAGGTATGCGGTTTCTGCCCCGTTCTTCGCTGCCCGTTCGGCGTGATGTCGCGGGCGGCAAACACAGCGTATTACCCCAGATGTGACCGTCGTCATGCCCGATTGCCGGTGTTAGAAACAGAATCACGAGCGGGCGGGAGGTG
Proteins encoded:
- a CDS encoding MFS transporter, with the protein product MLIAPARVPATRRLAATLYGYAFLIDFVLLYPFYVLLFADTGLSVGQISSLFVLWSATGIVLEVPSGAWADAVSRRLLLVLAPLLAAAGFALWVLVPSYPAFAAGFLLWGAGGALRSGALEALVFTELDRLGAADRYARLIGRTRTAEVLGAAGSGAVAGPVFAAGGYPAVGVASILTCLLAAAVATRFPEHRSHRSSMPDAGVPGPTVPGDQSADGDDAPGWLASLRGGLAEARADRRVRGALLLVAVVTAIWGGLDEYTGLLARDTGVAEATVPLLLLLMWAGMTAGGLLAPMGERLTNRGYAGLLVLAASTLAAGALIRRPEGFLLLAVAFAAFQVATVLADVRLQAGITGTARATVTSVAGMATDLTIVAFYGGYGLVAGAAGNAVAFAVAALPYLAVALWQAAGRAAPR